A genomic stretch from Octopus bimaculoides isolate UCB-OBI-ISO-001 chromosome 15, ASM119413v2, whole genome shotgun sequence includes:
- the LOC106869488 gene encoding uncharacterized protein LOC106869488, with product MPAATCCVVGCNNRHSSSKKLRFYRIPRGKYQRSKFIKKIGLPSNWLPNNSTWICSVHFKSGKISKNRHDVDYIPTLLVDPARDSEKVVKFPATKCLSNSELLEGAFRDHITHLIDEASIMLERREQEHLTQSLLFHDYLATKTVSTSHLHPDNPTMNPWITVNTLEERTPSRLPKHHTDDRGVYFGNNTTQNHGENKSKPEIKEDNLE from the exons aTTTTACCGAATTCCAAGAGGAAAGTACCAGCGGAGCAAGTTCATCAAGAAAATTGGTCTGCCCAGTAATTGGCTTCCAAATAATAGCACCTGGATCTGTTCGGTGCACTTTAAGTCTGGGAAAATCAGCAAAAACCGTCATGATGTAGATTATATTCCGACACTGCTTGTGGACCCAGCAAGGGACAGTGAGAAAGTGGTGAAGTTCCCAGCCACCAAATGTTTGTCAAATTCTGAGTTACTAGAAGGGGCATTCAGGGATCAcattacacat CTGATTGATGAGGCCAGCATCATGCTAGAACGCAGAGAACAAGAACACTTGACTCAGTCACTGCTATTCCATGATTACCTTGCCACTAAAACAGTCTCCACGTCTCATTTACATCCTGACAATCCGACTATGAACCCTTGGATCACTGTCAACACACTCGAGGAACGAACTCCAAGCAGACTCCCTAAACATCATACAG atgaCCGTGGTGTTTATTTTGGTAACAACACAACACAGAACCATGGAGAAAATAAGTCTAAGCCAGAAATCAAAGAAGATAACCTTGAGTaa